The genomic stretch AGAATTAGAAGGGTCCTCATCTCAGCATTTTCCTGAGTCTAAGAACCATTAAAGGTGATCATGGAGTTCTTATAGTTAAGCCAACTCATGGTTTGGATTACGTCCTTGTCCAAATTGCATTCATTCCTTTTCAAACTCTATCTTCATACTCTGCtacattaataaaatatttaactAACCACCATTCTCAGAAGTGAGTTCAAATCAGATCAGACCATCTCAAACGCTTCTATGGCCAGATTAACAGCAGTACATACTTTTCTACCACCTCATATCATAATATATTATAAGAATGGAGCTTAAAAGCATAAGAAACAGAGAATCTGAAAATAAAAGTTTCACTTGATAGCAGAATAGAATGAGATGAGACTATTACATATAATTATTAGAACAATTTTTTGTTAGAATCAAGGGAAAAAACATGGAATACCAACCATAGAAAAGATTTGGGCACTTTACATTTTGTTTCCagttcattaagtaaataaataccAACATATATCAACAACTAAAGACTCTAGTTTTTGAAGTGTTTACAGTAAAAATTTTCTTCAAGTTCAAATGGTAAAGGTATAAGGAATGCATTTTAGTTCACAGTCTTTTTTTATTAGAATCATACACTTGGAACTATTTTGCATCACAAAGACCAGAAGTTTCGTCACAGAAACCATCACGATCAAGCATTTTCTTAGGTGGAGCACTTAATAGAGGAGAAGAGGGACTACCATAAGCATTTCGTCTACTGTTCCCACAGCCTAAGCTGACTCTGGTGCTTACACCAGTAGTGGGGTTTGTGCCACTTGCATACTTGCAGAGAGCCTTGTTATACAAACACAAGGATTAGAAGGAATTTTCACATGTTAATAAGGAATCATTGAAGCATCTAACAAAACTACTAACTGTAAGCAAAATGAACATATCAAGATTATTAAAATAGAATTAATTAGGAAAATCCAACAATTTGGAGTAGCTTTCCCAACCAGTGACATTTGAGTCAATTAAGTTGCTCTTTATTTGGTTGTGTAGTTTATGAGCCACATATTGTTACTAGCTATATAGTATTTGTTGTGTTTTTCTACAGCCCAAAACTCAAATATTTTCCTGCACAAGTTCAAGAACAGAACACGAAGTACAAaacaataaactaaaaaaaatagaaatgataaaacaataaaagaaattgaCACCAAAGATTATACTGGTCCGGCTAATAGCCTACATCCAATTTGAGTATCACCATGAGAAATTCACTAAGAAGAAACAGCAATACACCTTTTTTACAGTTGAAGATCAACAATGGGTTCTTGGTACCAAGCACTCTCCCAAACTCAAAAAATAGTACCCGGAGAACCCCTTTTACAGCCACACTCAAAGGCTCTCAAAAACTCTCAATGATCTTCTTTCACAAAAGTATAAATGTGCTAATCTTACTTAAGGCAATGGACTAAGTTCGTCTATATAGATAACCAGCTTACTAAAAGAAGTGTAAGTTTAACTGAATTAACTATAATTCTTCCAAAAGAGAAAAGGATTCTTGAAATGTAAACTTGCCAGCTGGATCAGTTTTGAAGAATTAACCTCCACAGTATTAAAACTAACAGCACCTCAAGCTTCTATGTAAGAAAGTCCATACTTTTCTTTAAAACATGATTTTCTGACTAGGAATAGGTCATTCATGCTTAATGAAAAAGACAATTTATTCTCATTGTAATTAGCATCAGAAGCAGTGCTTGAATATTATTCCAAAACGGGAGAACAAAAAGAATACAAGAAATCACAATAGGCTACTTAGCAGATACCTGTTTCTGGGGAAGGTCCAAAACAGCATCACTGAAGTCAGCACCTTCAATAAGTGCACCTCCAAGATCACTGCGGGTGAGAACTGATCTCGCCAGAACTGCGTTTTTCAGATTGGCTTCATTAAGAACCTGGGATTGCAGCCAACAGTGAAAGGTTATAAACCAATCATCATCATTGTCTATTAACTTCAGGGCATAAGTACATGAAGAGTATCAGATTTCTCAAAATATGTAGaataataatacaataatattGATATTCAAAGAATGTTGAGAGGGGGCTTTTAAGGCTTTACCATACGATCCATCAGAGTATCACTTAAATCTGCACCTGTTCGATCAGTATCAAAATGAATTTTTGAATGTTAGAACATTGTTGTCCTAGAATAAAAACATCATATTTGTTCAAAAGtgacatatttatatatttatatatatatgatatattaaCATGTAGTACTAATGATATATGACCTAATACTACCAAGGGAAATGTGACTGAAATGATAGGCAAACACATAGTATAGTTTGGTAATGGAGTGCAATTGTTCAGTACTCGAGTTTTACCTGAAAAATTTGCCTTGTAAGCAACAGCTTTCTCAAGGTAAGCACCATTGAATGTAGAACCACTAAAATCAGATTCCCTCATATCAGCAGATGTGAAATTGGCTCTTCTGTATCAGTAAACATGTAATGTTAGATTACTTTGATAACTAATAGTATGAAGATTTCATTTAAATGCATAAAAGGTCAAATTTTTCAATATCAATGGCACTCTTGTGAGTAGGGTTACATGTTTCAAAGGAAGCAGAACAATAAAAACAAAAGACCAATAACTGACCTGAAATTTTCATTTACATGTACAGCCTTcctgtgaaaaaagaaaaaaaaaatcaacacaaGTTCTTATTAGAAGAACCAAAAACCAAAGTTGTTAAGTAGCACAGAGTTGTGATTAAGCCAATTAAATTACTTAAGATCAGCAGAGCCGAATTGGGCAGCTGAGCCTATTCCAAATTCACCACGCGTGGCTGCTTCAAACTTGTTGAGATCAGCAGTTGCAGGCATGCCATTGCTGAAGCTAAAAACCGCAGCAGCAGCCAGTGTTGCAGACACCAACTTTTTCCATGTCTTGGGCTCTTCTTCTTTAATAATGATCTTGGATTGGTTCCTGGGACAATCTTCCTTTTTCATGGAAAATTCAATAATGTGGTGGAGAAGGAATATCCcatgtaaaggaaaagaaaatggtTAAAATCACGGAAGAAGACGCAGAAGAACATACCTTGAAAACAATCTTTCTTGGGCTGCTGAGCATGAGATACTATGGAGAAGGGCTTTAAAGAATTGAAATTGGTTgaatatgaagaagaagagagagtcaAGGACTTAGTGGACAGTGGAGAAATTGAAGCGAGTGCCATTAgagaatagagagagaaagagatgtgAATAGCTGAGGACGTGGAGAAAGGTTCGGGACAGGGAATGGATCAGATTACTACTGACTACCGATAAcaactgtttttttttctttgttcgCACGTGCGGTCTTCCTATGGATCAGATTATAGCCATGGTTGTTGTTAGAGAATAGTATTAAAAAAGTAATCTTACGTGtacttaaaatatattaaaatatacactcaaataTTACATGATATGTCGGTTTAGtctaaataatcacatttattaaaattaggACCTACCCATCATATGTAATATTTTGGTATATATTTTTAGTGCACGTATTATTACtcattaaataatcattattgtgATTATAACCATGATTATATTGGCATGATGTGCATATTAAGTTTGTTGTTACAGTGAACTCAAAACTTGAAAGTTGTGAAGAAATTATGGCAGCAATCAATGATTTCAACATTTTTTGGACCGGTCTACCAAATCGTCCTGAGATccaaaataatatagaaattgtacAACTGAAAGTAAGTAATTAtaactttaattattttgaaaatttatacttgaattttactaatattttttatattaattgcttgacatttttatttaaatattagtgtcaACATCAACCAGATAATGTGGCATGTAGATATTATGTGACGAGCGTattgaaggattacattgaacattcatGACCTGAACGTTACTTGAAGAAATagatatgtatataaatttataaaaacatataatttatttattattaaagtatgtataatcaaataataataattaactaatatattttactgtgtatttttgtagctaaacactacgccacATACACTAGCACAGATTGATAAAATGCAACAACATTGGGCGACCGATATGCTACTGATAGTTCAAAGTCATCGTCACAATTATTAGATTTTTGTTGTTaactttttctttcttattatGTCTAGATAGCTAGTGCAatgtttgttaattttgtatgtgtaacaacaaatattacatttgtgtatatttagctagctaaaacatattatatacacatttcgatttttttaataaaaattcacAACTTAAACTtgcatataatttatatttttcaattaatatatttaattatataataaatcaatttaattctattaattgatatattaaaaaataattatttaattattatttttttaaaatacaaaaatcaATGATGACTTGCGTAAGGAGATGTTGAATGTCTACAAAATCTACCCATAAGAGACGTTGTAGGTaccctacgatgactcccatagggagactttgtagacattcaacatCTACCAAGGGGAGACgctgaatgtctacaaagtcttcCCATGAGAGTCATCATAGAAGTCATCATAGGGTGTCTTATGATGGTTCCTCCAACAATGTCTCTCAAAGGAAGAGACaataaatgtctacaatgtctccctcatATAGTCATTAAACTCATATTTTGTTGTAGTGGGTTGCATTTAAGTCagtaagtagttttttttttgcgGCAAAAATAAGTAAGTAGTCTAAAAAGTTACACTTAattcactaattttttttttttgcggcaaAAACCAATAAATAGTCTAACATATTGCACTTAAATTAGGGGTACTCATCCAATCCAATATGTACTATTTTGTTCATAATTTATCTAATCTACACTAAGTGTGGATTTCATATTTTAGATCCAATTAAATACGCATAACAACTCAAATCCAATCGAATCCAATCTGCAATAATGCGGATTAGAACAGTTGTTTTAGTgctgatttttttaatattaaattatttaataatttttactaGAATACATTTTTTTTCATAACAAATAAATCACGgaagtattaaaaaaatattctttttaaatttaaatatcatATAAGAAATGAACAAGCTCTAATTGCACATAACATCAAACTCCATAAAACATAAATCtcaaacaacaaaataaataaatatatatatatatatataaagcaagCACATAACTTCTCAACAacacaattatttaaaataaaatatattaattttttaaactattaatatttttatatatatttataattttttaaatatatatatgagtggaTTGGATTGAATCAGTTATTTTTACAAGTAAAAGTCTCTCCAATCAACATAAGTGCAGATTTCAAATTTCCAATCAAATCTAATCCACACAAGTGTGGGTATTCTCACTTAGCGGAT from Humulus lupulus chromosome 5, drHumLupu1.1, whole genome shotgun sequence encodes the following:
- the LOC133778197 gene encoding thylakoid lumenal protein TL20.3, chloroplastic isoform X2, encoding MLSSPRKIVFKEDCPRNQSKIIIKEEEPKTWKKLVSATLAAAAVFSFSNGMPATADLNKFEAATRGEFGIGSAAQFGSADLKKAVHVNENFRRANFTSADMRESDFSGSTFNGAYLEKAVAYKANFSGADLSDTLMDRMVLNEANLKNAVLARSVLTRSDLGGALIEGADFSDAVLDLPQKQALCKYASGTNPTTGVSTRVSLGCGNSRRNAYGSPSSPLLSAPPKKMLDRDGFCDETSGLCDAK
- the LOC133778197 gene encoding thylakoid lumenal protein TL20.3, chloroplastic isoform X1; translated protein: MALASISPLSTKSLTLSSSSYSTNFNSLKPFSIVSHAQQPKKDCFQDCPRNQSKIIIKEEEPKTWKKLVSATLAAAAVFSFSNGMPATADLNKFEAATRGEFGIGSAAQFGSADLKKAVHVNENFRRANFTSADMRESDFSGSTFNGAYLEKAVAYKANFSGADLSDTLMDRMVLNEANLKNAVLARSVLTRSDLGGALIEGADFSDAVLDLPQKQALCKYASGTNPTTGVSTRVSLGCGNSRRNAYGSPSSPLLSAPPKKMLDRDGFCDETSGLCDAK